The following nucleotide sequence is from Arvicola amphibius chromosome 1, mArvAmp1.2, whole genome shotgun sequence.
ttgagacagggtcttgctatgcagttTCTTGTGTTCTGGGGTTACCCATGTGTGTGACCACCATCAGCAGGGTTACCGTCCCTTGGAGAGAGGTGGGAACTAAGGCTCTGAGGGTTTGAGCAGCCTGCAGAGATGACAGCTCTGGGAGGAAGATCTGTCTGCTGAGGGCTCCCTTCAGCACCTGAGCTGACTCTGTGCCTGATGACGGTGAAACCCCATTTTCTCTTCAGGAGGGTGAGGCCACCGTGGATGTGGATGACAACATAGTGCCTGGTGTCTGAGTAGGGGACCCCCATTTAACGCTCAAGGAGGTGAGTACATGCTGGGACAGCTGGTGTGGTGTCATGATTGTAGGCAGAACAGTGGTGTCCCCAGGCCAAAAGCCCATGAAGCTGATGCAGGCTGAACCCCAGGAAAAGTCTGGAACTGGGCTTCCCAGAAAGAAACCATATGGGTGCAGGTCAACAGGATAGATCTGAAGatgtgtcttaaaaaaaaaaaaaacaaaaacaaaaaaaccaaagcgtGACCTTCACATTGCTGCCTGAGAGGCAAGCGAGGGCAGCAAACTGGGAAAGGGAAGGACCTCCCagcctggcttgctcagctgctcGCCAGTCAACTCCGCTATCTGGGGCTGTTTCTCAGGGCTTGGCTTAGATGACCTGACAGCCTCCTTCTGGCTCAGATGGGCAGAGAGCTGAGCTCAGTGCTTCACTACACCAGTCTGGGTAAGTGTGAACTGCTGTTGGTAACTCTGGTGTGCAAGGCATTTGTGGTGTCCTGGGGGCCATCCCGAGAATAGTATCTTCCACGGTTCTAAGAATATGCAGGCCAGGTATAGTGCTGCACACGTGAACCCCAGCGCTCAAAAGACTGGCGCAGGATTAAaactttgaggtcagccaggaGTCCTTTCAAAAACAGACATctgggcaggggtggcgcacgcctttaatcccagccctcggaaggcagaggcaggtggatctctgtgagttcgagaccagcctggtctacagagctagttccaggacaggctccaaagctacaaagaggaaccctgtctcgaaaaacaaaacagataaacacAGGCTTCAAAGCCTCACTGGGGGGCAGAACTGCCCCACACCGTGTTGCTTGCGACCCCCGAGGAAGCCCAGCCACAGGCACTCAGCCAAAAAAAAGGAATCTTTTAGTTTTAGAGAACTCCAGAGCTGGGCCCTAAGGCACACACAGCCCCAAAGACCAGCCCGGTGTCTGTGCTGCTTCCCGCTGTGTGGTAAGAGGAAGGGAATTTATCTACTGCTTCTTTGTTTCTGGAAGCAGCTCGTAAAACCCAGAAGTCTGAAAACCTTTAAACGGAAGAGGAGTCATTCTAGGGAAACTCAGCAAGGGGAAGGGGGCGGGAAGCCAGCTGTCGCTCGTCTGAATGTGAAGGCCTAGAACCGCCGCCGTACAGTCCCTAGCGGCTGGAGCGGGAAGGAGCCAGACCAGGCCTAGGTCCGCTCTGGGACAGGAAGATAATCCAGCCTCCAGGCACTACCCCTGGCAGCTGACACCTGCTTCCTGTGGGAGGGtctgcctcctcccccttcacagGTTAGTTTCTCCGGCCTTTTCTTCCACTAGTGGAAGCGCGGTCAATGCCTTTAGAGCCCTGGTTCTCAGTACTTCTAGAGCCTTCCGGCTAGACTTGCAGTACTTGTTGAATAGGTGACTGAATGACCGCCTTGGTTAGTGGGAGGTCACGTGTCTGCATTTCGCAGTATCTGGGTGGAGGGCAGAGGCTTGGAAGTTCTTCCTAATGTGTGGAGATGGCAGAGCCAGATGGAGGCTGGGCAAACCCAGACTTTCCAAACTGTTGGAGGGGCTTCGGCGCTTGCCCACGGAGCGGGGATCTGGACCCTGCCAGTTCGGATGGCATGATGCCTCCCTCTGAGGGACTCTATGCAGTGACCCGTGgatctggatctgtttctgcaccTCCAACCTCTTGAGGCAGTAGTTTGGGGCTGAGCTTCTTAAGCAAAGATTTGTGTGCGGGCTCAAACCCTTCTGTCCCCACCTTCCCCCAGGCTGGTCCTCTGAACCCCGTTCCTCTGGTCATTTGCCCTTGTGGATGTAATGAAGGTGGAAGGGTCTCAGAGGAGATGCAGGTTCGGACGGACCAGGGTTCCGCTGTTCTCACTTGGAGatgcctctctccagcctcagtttcctccttcctAAACCAAGAATACCAGGTTAAGGTTTCAGGTTCAAAGATGACTCAGGGTAAAGCTCAGAAAAGGACCTGGCGCTTAGGGTCTCAGGAAAAAGGAGGAAGCTTTGAAGCCACGGTCTACGCTGCTGGCGGGGACAGAGATCTACAAGATTGGTCCAAGGTCACTCAGCCCGAGGCTGGGTCTGACCCCAGGTGGCCTGATTCCCAGGGCCTGGGTTTGGCCAACAGCCAGGTTGCAGCTAGCGGTGTTGGAGGAGCGGGAAGGTGGCTCCCAGGGGCTTGTTTTGGAACGGTTGAGGGCAGCACGCTGTCCCCTGGGGGACAAGGCACTAACGGGGCGGCAGACACTGAGCCCTGACCCTCCccgggaggggcggggcgggccGTTACCTAATCGCCGCCTCCGAGAGGCCCAGCTCGCTTGCTCGCCCGCGCGGCCGGTTGGGGCGGCGGCTCCCGGCGCCAGAGCGAAGAGGACAGAGCTGCGGGCGGAGGCGGGTCTGCGCCGCTCCGGGTGCGTTCTCCCAGCGGGGCTGCGGGTTCGTCTGCCCGCTCGGTCCCCGTTACAGCCCAGGTGCTGCAGGCGGCGCGACGCGGGTGTCTTCGGCAGGTTGCGCACGGCGCGGTGCCGGCTCATGAAGCTCCCCGGCACCGGGCGCGGGGGCGCGGGCCAGCCATGGGCGGCAGCCTGCGTGTGGCTGTTCTGGGTGCTCCGGGAGTGGGCAAGACTGCCATCATCCGCCAGTTCCTGTTCGGTGACTATCCCGAGCGCCACCGGCCCACAGATGGTCCTCGTCTCTACCGGCCCGCCGTGCTGCTCGACGGCGCTGTCTACGACCTGAGTATCCGCGATGGTGACGTCGCTGGCCCTAGCTCAAGCCCCAGAAGTCTCGAGGTAGCAGTTCGAAGGTgtccaggggtgtgtgtgtgtgtgtgcgcgcgcgcgcgcgcgcgagcgcTTCGTGCCCACGTGCGTGTCCACGTGGACTGACCCAGGGTGCCCCAGCGTGAGTATGTCTTGCTGTACCGCATGGGAGCCTCCTGCACTAGCCTAGAGGCACCCGGTGGCTGTTTCTTGTCATCGtgagttctggtgtctttcttgcCTGCCTGGGCTGGTGGTGTGTGGCACAGTACTGTCTGAGCTGAGCCGCTGTGATAGTGAGCCAGACATAGATACAGGTGCATCTTTTCTAGAGGGGTCCAGTGCTCCCTCATTCCTGTGTCCTGGATCAAAAACTCAGTGATTTGTGCAAAGTCCCAGACAGAGTTCTAGTCTTTGGCGCTGGATGCCTTTGAAGACTTCTCAGAGGGGTTGGCAGTTGAGCAACACCTGGGAGGCTAAATGGATAAAAGAAGCCGTAAGAATGTTGCAAGGggaaagagcagcaggtgcttaGGCCAGAGGCTTCACCTGTTCAGCTGCACCAGGACAGTCACGGGAACATCTGCTGGCTTGTGGAAGGCCGATTCCGGGGTCTGCACCTGGCAATTGGAGGTAGCAGTAGTTGTATAGGTTGGGGGGATAGTAGTCTGACGGGAGGTCCAGGACAGAGGGAGAGTTCGGGACTGAAAGATCCATGCACGCCTGGGAAATATATACAGAGTTTGGGAGGTGATGGGATCTGAGGAGGAACCACGGGGTTTTGGAACACATCCAGCTGTAAACCTCAGTCTCTATCCCCAGGAGTGGCCAGACCCTAAAGAATGGAGCTTGCAGGACACAGACGCCTTTGTGCTGGTTTACGACATCTGCAGCCCTGACAGTTTTGATTATGTGAAAGCCCTGAGGCAGCGCATAGCAGAAAACAGGTGAGGACTTGGCTGGCGGTGGAGGTCTGCTTAGGGGAGCGGGTAGTTCTGGTTTGGGTGTTTTTTGGATCATACTTTGTGTCCACGAGGCCTCCTGCTGTATGAGGTCTTTGGCATACCCGGGGGTCTCTGGCAGTAGGAAGGGACCCGCCTGCATTTGTACACAAGGGGAGGAGGCAACGGAGTCTCCAGCACTGCGTCTCTCATATCCATCCGGCCTCCAGGCCGGCAGGCGCGCCAGAGGCCCCCATCCTCGTGGTAGGCAACAAGCGGGACCGTCAGCGACTGCGCTTCGGACCTCGTCGTGCACTGGCCACTCTAGTACGCAGGGGCTGGCGCTGCGGCTACCTCGAGTGCTCAGCCAAATACAATTGGCACGTGCTGCGTCTCTTCCGAGAGCTCCTGCGTTGTGCTCTAGTGCGCACACGTCCTGCGCATCCGGCCCTACGACTGCAGGGGGCGCTGCATCCAGCGCGCTGCAGCCTCATGTGACTGGACTGGACAGGGAAATCTCATAAAAGCAGGCTCCCACCCAGTTTCCTAGCCAACAGGCTTTTCTTTGAACTTGATTGGACCCAGCCAACTCCCAATCATTCAACAAGATCAATTTTATCTGAGACCTTATTGGGTCACAATCACCGATAGAAAGGACTTGAATATGAACATGGCTGAAAGCATTCGTACAGCTCCTGACGCTTTACTGGAAATACCTtctggttttggctttttgagacagggtctcacgacATAGGCCTGACTGGTATCGAactacaaagatccacctgcctctgcctctccagtgtttGACTATTGGAGCTACTTTTTAAGTCATGCCTTACCAGGTAATAAACAATTTAAACGCACAATTTAAGGGTTTCTTGTTCTGGAATAGGCAGGTCGGAGCGTTGAGGTTTGGCCTCAAGGCAGTTAACTCTGGAATCCCAGCATATAATGAAGGCTCAGTCCCCAAAAAACAGGAGCTGGAGCAAAACTTTACTGTCAGAGGTTCTGTTTACTGGACCACAGGTCCTCAGGACACCAGGCTGGCCCAGTATCCTCTAAGGCATTCAATAATATTAGTAATTAAATAGCAACACGCATCCCTGAAACCGGAATGTACAATAGGTGTCCCATTGTGCCATGTGGTCCCGTGGGGTCTGGTCCCATGAGGTCTGGTGCTCAAGAGGTGGAAGGGGGGGTCCCTGATGCAGAGGGTAGGTTAAGGCcacaaagaaaatggaatggGGTATGGGTGCAGCTGAGCCGGTCCATCACATTCAGGAATCTGGTTGGGTCCTTGGGGTGGCCGTCTGTAGGGAATGCCAAGCCCCGAGCTCCATGGGTCCTGATGGGCGGCGGGGTCCCCGAGGTGTGGGGATGCGTGAGGGTTTACGGTCTGGTTGTGTGTCCATCCGCCCCCTTGCCAAGGTCAGAGACGGTTCCTGGCCAGTTAGAGAGCTGGTTGCATCCACTGCCCCCCCTACAGCAAGGCAGGGGCTGCCTTCATCAGAGGAACTGGACAGAGCTTGGCTGCGGGCTGTGGGCAGCCCATTGGCTGTGCGGCCTGATTCCCCGGGTTGGCCACACTTGCCACCCAGAACGCTGAGTGATGAAGATGAAGAGCTGGACGAACAGTAAGCAGAGTCCGGAGCTGGGGGGTCAGGGGCTGGTCCCATGGGGGTATGGCTGGCGGCAGCCTCCAAGGCTCGGGAATTGGCCAAGAATTCCTCTTCCAGTCGCCGGAacagctgctgctcctgctgtggATCAAGCTGCAGCGGCGTGCGGAAAATGCTGGCGGGTGTGGCAGCCAACTCTGGGCTCGAACCCCGGGAAGGCCTGGGCGCTGCAGGGCTGCGAGCACGCGGAGTCTGTGGGGTGCTCCTTCCAGAAGCCCCCGGCCCCCCGCCACCCCTGCCCCGGGCTATCCACGAGTGCTGCCCATCTTGGTCCCTCCGCACCATCAAGACCGCCTGTTCCTCACGGCTCTGGCTACGGGCGCGACGCACAGGGCTGGAGGCCGAAAGCTGAGCGCCTCGGCCTCCCGGAGCCATGCGGGGCCGTCCCCGGTCCAGTCGGTCTCGAGACTGGCTGCGAGGGGTGGGCGGCCGTCTCGGGGAGGcggggaggccagaggtcagccggTGGCTGGGCTGCTCCCTCCTAAAGCTAGTGGCCGTGTCTTCGCTGCGGGCACCCAGGGAGCCGCTCTTGGccgaggaggctgaggaagagtcACTGTCCCCGGAGTAGCGGCGGGAGCGGGGGAGCGGGGGCAGCTGATCTCGGGGCCTGAGGCGGGGAGCGAGAGAGATGTGCATCACTGGCGCGGGTGGAGAGCTGGCGAGGCTTGGGCTTGGCCAGGGGACTTCCAGGGACAAGTGAGTATCCCGGGTGAGGCCGCTACTCCCCGCCCCAGGTTTCCGAAGTCTGGGTTGGACAGGACACCGCCTGGAGCCCGCCCCAGCTGTGTTGTTGGTTTGTCTGGGTTACTATGGAGATGGAAAGCCAGGCCCGCCCCCACGCACGGGAACTTTTCCCAGGGTGTGAGTCACCGCGCCCAAGCGgacgcccctcccccaccagcccTCGTagcttctctgccttccagcttctCACCTGAGCGGGACCTCAGGCCCCTCCTTTGTGCTTCGCAGGCTGATGGGGGTCATTTCTGGCCGGGATCCCCGGCGTTCACTCCCAGGGACTGGACTACCAGGGCGGGGACTAGGAGTGGGTGATCCCCTCCGTGGGGAGAAAGTCCCGGCCCTCTGTGGGGGCAGACGGTGGGCTGTGGGGGTGGATGCTGCAGGTGAGCGGCAGGGCCTCAGACACCAGTCCCTCCCTGCCGGTGGCCCACACTCCCACCGGCACTTACCAGTGGACGAGCAGCGGCATGGGTCATGCTTGTCTAGGTAGTGCTCCAGTGTATCCCAACCGCCACCCACGCGAACCATCACGTGGCTCCTCAGCACCTGCAGGTCAGAGGGCAGGTTACGTGGGCCTCCTAGACACGCCCTGGGTGGCTGGACTTGGCCTTTCTGTCCCCACTTACCCTCACAAAGATGAGCAAGCTGGAGTCCCCTACTCGGTACTTCCCCTCCGAGACCTTGATCATGGGGAACTGGTCCGGGCAGGTGCAACGACCCAGGATCTCCCTTACCTGAGGCCAAAGACCAGAGGCTGAAGGTCAAGGATCAAGTCCCTCCTCAGGGgcttagcagcagcagcagcagcagcagcagcagcagcaggacaggAGGAAGTACCCACTCCCTCCCACACAGGACCTTTTGCCAGCTCACTGTCGGGGCTCtgagaactcttttttttttttttttggtttttcgagacagggtttctctgtggctttggagcctgtcctggaactagctcttgtagaccaggctggtctcgaactcacagagatccgcctgcctctgtctcccgagtgctgggattaaaggcgtgcgccaccaccgcccggctctgagaACTCTTGAGAGTTCTGGAAGCCAACCAGAGAGGATAGGGCTGCAATCAGGTCAGAGAATGTTCTCTGGAAGAAACACCCTGAGAAGCCTTAAGCCCATGAGAGTCCTGGAGCCATCCACAGCCAGGCCAGGATGAGCACAGAAGGTCCATGCTCCCATCTGAGCATCCCAACCAGGGGTACCATGTGGGACACATGCACCGCACCGCCAGACACAAAGGCCTGACAAGCACGCATGTCAGTGGAGGCAGCGGTGACAAGCTGGCTCTGTGGGAAGTCTATCCTCCCTACCAACAGAGGCACCAAAGCGAATGGGCAGGTGGGGCCTTGGGTGACCCAGGCCCGGGCTGGGGGTGGGTGTGGACGGGGCGTCCATTCTGCCCACAGCCACCCAGCGCCTGACTTTTAGAAAGGCACATCATGGTCCTAAGCTCCTGATAAGAAAGAAACTCTTGGTCCGGCTGCGGGGGCGGCAGGGACACCTAGGTcttgggaaaggaggaaggagctggaggCCTGGACCTCCTATGCTCCAATAGCATTTCCTGTTCCCAGCAGCAGCCATAATGGGGCTAGGCTTTCCATCTGGGCACCAGAACTGAGGTCTTCCAGATACCGTGGACACCTTGCCTAGGCCAGGGACAGCAGGCGCTCAGCCTGAGGTCTGTCTAGCACCCGTGTGCCCCAGTCAGTCCTCCAAATGAAGCAATGCACCGAACTGTGTTGCTGCTCACTGAATACAAGAAGAGCTCATGCCAGAAGCTGGGCTTTTATCTGCTCGGACACAGCCGGGCTGTGTGGTCTAACTCCGCCTCTCTGGCCTTGTCCATTTTTTTTGTGACCAGGTATACGCCCGGCAGTCAACATATGTACCACTTTTTCTGTGGGGCAGGCTGCAGAGAGTGGGCCCCCGGAGGCTCAAGGATGGGGTGGGCATGAGCTCTGCCATCGGGTCCCCAGGTAAGGAGGGTGGGCAGGGGCCATCCAGTGTGTCTCAGAAGACTCACCAGCTCATCGAGGTTCCGAAGGTCATTGGGTGTCATACGGGGTGTGCGCGTGTGAGCCCCGGGTGCAGCGACAATTTCAGTGGTACCCTCTTCAGCAGCCGGGACGCTGGATACCTGAGGGGCAGCCTGAAGCTCCTGCTCAATTTCCTGCTCAAACTGTACCAGCCTCGGGGCTAGCAGGCCCAGGCGCGCCCCGCGCCGGGCCACCTCCAGCAGGCACAACACCACACTCTTCTCGTTCTTGCGCAGCACCAGGTCCTCGGTCTCAAACATGAGCACTTCGGGCACCCCCAGCTCGGCCCGGCACCAGCCGATGAAAGTGGCCACGTTGTCTCGGGCCAGGAAGGAGCCAGGCGCCACACTGTGTGCCTGGAAAGCTACACCTCGGGTTGGGCTGGCAGCAGCCAGAGCCCGGGCAGCCTCGGTGACAGCGTTGGCATGTTGGCACAGGGTTGTGCCTGTGGCCAGCCCTGTGAGGAAGCCATCACCACTACCGGGTAGACCTAGACCGTACAAGGCATTGAGCCAGTCGGCCAGGTCTTCCTTCATGGCTTCCACGTAGGCCTCACTGGATCTGAAGGGCCGCACACTCTTGGCCGCAGAGCCCGCGATGCCCGCCACTGGGTCCGCCATGCCCAGGGCCAGTGGTGTCACTGTAGGCAGGAGACAAGGGTCAGGATTGCTGTGGAGACCCGCATGGACTCTCCCTCTGCAGCCTGCCACTGTGGCTACACTGCCATGGCCTGCTCCAAAGCGCCCAATGAAATTCACACCGTCTTAGTGTTTGTTTGCTGTCTGGCTCGTGAGGGGTGGCTGGCTAGGGCCAGGGTGGCACCCGCGGGGAAGAAACGCCACTTAAAGACATGTGGGCAGGGAGGGCCAGGAGAGGGGCCTCGCCCAGGCAGGACCACAGAGGGGCAGTTTCCACTGCTCAGCCCAGAGCCCCCATGAAGTCCCCGCCTTTCCCTCACCCCTCCGCTAAGGGCCGCGCCACCGGCTGCGCGGCGACGCTATCTCCattctacagatgaggaaactgaggcgcaGAAAGGGCAGGCGCTGGCAGAAGGTCGCGGAGCAGTGGGTGGAAGAGTCGGGTCGCCCAGGCAGGCCCTGCCTTCTGGGAGAAGCCGCCCCCGGCCGGTGCCTGAAAGGCCGGGTCTCCGAATGAGCCCCGCGAGCCTCCGCAGAGCTCGCGGCCTGGTCCAGAGAGGGTGCGTGGCcggtcaaggtcacacag
It contains:
- the Rasl10a gene encoding ras-like protein family member 10A isoform X3; the encoded protein is MGGSLRVAVLGAPGVGKTAIIRQFLFGDYPERHRPTDGPRLYRPAVLLDGAVYDLSIRDGDVAGPSSSPRSLEEWPDPKEWSLQDTDAFVLVYDICSPDSFDYVKALRQRIAENRPAGAPEAPILVVGNKRDRQRLRFGPRRALATLVRRGWRCGYLECSAKYNWHVLRLFRELLRCALVRTRPAHPALRLQGALHPARCSLM
- the Rasl10a gene encoding ras-like protein family member 10A isoform X1, coding for MGGSLRVAVLGAPGVGKTAIIRQFLFGDYPERHRPTDGPRLYRPAVLLDGAVYDLSIRDGDVAGPSSSPRSLEEWPDPKEWSLQDTDAFVLVYDICSPDSFDYVKALRQRIAENSRKGPACICTQGEEATESPALRLSYPSGLQAGRRARGPHPRGRQQAGPSATALRTSSCTGHSSTQGLALRLPRVLSQIQLARAASLPRAPALCSSAHTSCASGPTTAGGAASSALQPHVTGLDREIS
- the Rasl10a gene encoding ras-like protein family member 10A isoform X2 — its product is MDKRSRKNVARGKSSRCLGQRLHLFSCTRTVTGTSAGLWKADSGVCTWQLEEWPDPKEWSLQDTDAFVLVYDICSPDSFDYVKALRQRIAENSRKGPACICTQGEEATESPALRLSYPSGLQAGRRARGPHPRGRQQAGPSATALRTSSCTGHSSTQGLALRLPRVLSQIQLARAASLPRAPALCSSAHTSCASGPTTAGGAASSALQPHVTGLDREIS
- the Gas2l1 gene encoding GAS2-like protein 1, producing MADPVAGIAGSAAKSVRPFRSSEAYVEAMKEDLADWLNALYGLGLPGSGDGFLTGLATGTTLCQHANAVTEAARALAAASPTRGVAFQAHSVAPGSFLARDNVATFIGWCRAELGVPEVLMFETEDLVLRKNEKSVVLCLLEVARRGARLGLLAPRLVQFEQEIEQELQAAPQVSSVPAAEEGTTEIVAAPGAHTRTPRMTPNDLRNLDELVREILGRCTCPDQFPMIKVSEGKYRVGDSSLLIFVRVLRSHVMVRVGGGWDTLEHYLDKHDPCRCSSTAHRLPPQRAGTFSPRRGSPTPSPRPGSPVPGSERRGSRPEMTPISLRSTKEGPEVPLRPRDQLPPLPRSRRYSGDSDSSSASSAKSGSLGARSEDTATSFRREQPSHRLTSGLPASPRRPPTPRSQSRDRLDRGRPRMAPGGRGAQLSASSPVRRARSQSREEQAVLMVRRDQDGQHSWIARGRGGGGPGASGRSTPQTPRARSPAAPRPSRGSSPELAATPASIFRTPLQLDPQQEQQLFRRLEEEFLANSRALEAAASHTPMGPAPDPPAPDSAYCSSSSSSSSLSVLGGKCGQPGESGRTANGLPTARSQALSSSSDEGSPCLAVGGAVDATSSLTGQEPSLTLARGRMDTQPDRKPSRIPTPRGPRRPSGPMELGAWHSLQTATPRTQPDS